TTGAAGATATCTTCTCCAGAAAATTTCCTCTCCTGGAATAATAATTAGAACCAACATTAAGTAATGCCACCAACTACGTGGGCCTACAATCAAATATAATTCTTCCACAAACGTAATGAGCGGAAAGGGAAGTACTTTCAGTATTAAGTAAGCAACTAAAAATACCCCATATAAGATCGTCCCTGTTAAGATTCCATACGAAATATCTTGTAAAGAAAAAAGTCTGTTATTAAGACGAGTAAATCTCTTATCTTTCATACTTACTAAAATAAGGATGAATAGCGAGACAGGAAACAGCATCCAAAAATAATCTGTTAGCAAAAAGCTAATAGCAAGTAAGAAGTTTGCTAAAACTAAAAACGAAAGAGTCTTTTTCATATTATTTACTCCTAATTATGTGCTTGACCTTATTTTAACAGGAAAGCTTCTTATGATAAACGAACATACTATCAAAGAAACACTTAAATTATGTAAGGAGATGGAAGCATGACACAATCAAAAAGCCAACAAGAAAGACAAAGAAAAGTGAGAAAGCAATCGCAAAATGAACACGGTAAAGTGAAGAGTTTTGAACAACTAGCAGATGAAGCGGGGAAAAATAAATAATTTATTGTTGCCGGTCATTCCTTCCTATAGGGATGACCTCTATTGTTATATGAGCTAGGGGTATATTGTAGGGGTTATAAAAGCATACTATTGGAAGATATTACAGAAATGAGGCTTAGAGTATGGGGATTCAGCATGAAAAAAAGAGATATGTTGCCATCTTAAGTCCTTATACTACAAGTATTTTGCATTATCGCAAGCCCTTTGTCGTGGCTTGGTGGGGTGCGGTATTTCCAGGGTTTGGACACTTTATGTTATCGAAATATTTAACAGCATTTATTTTAATTACATGGGA
This window of the Sutcliffiella horikoshii genome carries:
- a CDS encoding CPBP family intramembrane glutamic endopeptidase, with the translated sequence MKKTLSFLVLANFLLAISFLLTDYFWMLFPVSLFILILVSMKDKRFTRLNNRLFSLQDISYGILTGTILYGVFLVAYLILKVLPFPLITFVEELYLIVGPRSWWHYLMLVLIIIPGEEIFWRRYLQSKLVNRYGMLVGVIAGACLYALAHTWTGNPMLVAAAATAGVVWGALYVWKNSLTLVIISHLVFNLWLLVIFPLNF
- a CDS encoding DUF6254 family protein, with protein sequence MTQSKSQQERQRKVRKQSQNEHGKVKSFEQLADEAGKNK